Proteins encoded in a region of the Triplophysa dalaica isolate WHDGS20190420 chromosome 10, ASM1584641v1, whole genome shotgun sequence genome:
- the LOC130429718 gene encoding uncharacterized protein LOC130429718 has translation MTYILVLFALRLWLARVDADVVKSVSVMEGDSVTLHTDLAKNQTDITITWSFGLEATRIADILKRDQMNHFFVSKDGIFRDHLHLDNQTGSLTITNIRTEHTGLYKLFISRDKVSFFVFNVTVHARLSVPVIIRNSSQCSSSSERSSVSKCVLLCSVMNVTHVSLSWYKGNSLLSIISVSDLNIRLSLPLEVEYQDTNTYRCVINHTITNQTQHLDINNVCKSCSGLMMKPHWVGITVFIVMLVMTTAALGNVVSLLQEN, from the exons ATGACATATATATTGGTTTTATTCGCTCTGCGCTTATGGCTTGCACGTG TTGATGCGGATgtagtgaagtcagtgtcagtgatggagggagactCTGTCACTCTTCACACTGATCTTGctaaaaaccagacagacattACAATAACATGGAGTTTTGGACTTGAAGCGACTCGTATAGCTGATATCTTAAAAAGGGATCAAATGAACCATTTCTTTGTTAGTAAGGATGGGATATTCAGAGATCATCTACATTTGGacaatcagactggatctctcaccatcacaaacatcagaactgaacacactggactttataaactatttattaGCAGGGACAAGgtctcattttttgtttttaatgttactgTACATG CTCGTctgtctgttcctgtcatcatcagaaactcttctcaatgttcttcatcatcagaaagatcttcagtgtcaaaatgtgtgttgttgtgttcagtgatgaatgtgacacatgtgagtctctcctggtacaaaggaaacagtttattgtccatcatcagtgtgtctgatctcaacatcagactctctctacctctggaggtggaatatcaggatacaaacacatacagatgtgtcatcaacCATACCATCACAAACCAAACTCAACATCTGGACATCAACAATGTCTGTAAATCATGTTCAG GACTCATGATGAAGCCACACTGGGTGGGAATCACAGTTTTTATTGTAATGCTGGTTATGACGACTGCAGCTCTGGGTAATGTGGTTTCTCTACTACAGGAAAACTAG